Within Candidatus Peregrinibacteria bacterium, the genomic segment TTTTTGCGTTTCCAGTGGATTACTCACATCAGTAACATCAAACAGTGAAAGTTTCATTCCGAGAAGATCACTGGGAGTCAGCACTTCTTTTTTCTCAGAAGCAGGATCTACTTCTTGCCCGAAGCCGATAAGATGATTTTCATCGTATGGTTCGAGATAATCAGACCATCCAGGAATTTTAAGTTTTCCGACGATTTTTGGATCAGATGGATTCATATCAATCACAAAGAGCGGATCAAGATGCTTGAAGGTGATCAAATATCCTCGATCCTGAACGAATCGAACAGATTTCAAATCTTCTCCGGGAGCAATATCTTCTATTTTTCCGACTTGTTTCAAATTTTTATCGTAAATAAAGACACTGCTCGAAGATTTCTCATTTCCCCAACTCGATCCTTTTTGAGTCGCAATGCGGAAATAGTCATTATATTCACTCATAGAAAACTGGTTGAGCACACGACCTTCAGACGTTCCCTTCGCGAGAAAATCAATCTTGTTCCCATCAAGACCAAATTCATAAATCTCTGTAGTTTCTGCATTTGACCAACGAGGAGCGATGATACCACCGAGATAAATTTCATTGTACTGTTGACGCGTTACATAGAGATTCTTCTCTGAACCATAGACTTGATCTCCTGAGCCTAAAATAACTGATCTTGAGACTTCGTGAGACGTATCTTTCGTATCTATCGCAGCAAGAATGAGATAATTTGGTGTTTCAAAGTTCGGGAAATAATAAATTCCCTTACACCCGGAAACGACTTTCTCATCAGGGAACGCGCTGTCTTTAAATGAAGGAAGAGTTGTTTCTGATGTATTTGATGTGGATTCGGAAACTGCTGATCCAGATACAGTCTCTAAAACCGGAATCTGTCTTCCCCAATAATTTTCATATTTATTGACTACTGCATACACGACATCCTCAATTTTTCGAGAACTGAGATACGAACCTTCTATATCAACGGAACGGATTTGCTTTGGACTCGACCTGTCAGAAACATCAAAAGAGATAATTTTGACAACACTTTGTCTCGGATAAAAATCTGGCGCGATCATCATTTTTGAGTCAGTCGTATTCTGATCTAAAATGCCAACATCTCCAGAATATCCATATCCAATAATGGTGAGAATATTGGCATCAAGATACATTTCTTGAGGAGAAAATCCTTCGGTATCTTGCAGTTTCAAAGAGGCAACTTCTTTCATATTTTCCGGAGGATATGCCTGAATGATACGAACTGCATTCCCTTTCACGAGGAAAATATGAGTTCCATCATTTTTTATAATATCTGCCTCATCGACTCCAAATTCTTGAAGATTCGTGGTCGAATAATCATTTCCCGATTCAGCTTTAAGTGCATCAGCAGCTCCTCCAGCCTCACTCGCCTTCTCAGAAAAATCTGCCGCAGGTGCCGGTGCCGAATTTGTCTGAACAGGAGGCCCCTGCACTCCTTCATCGAGAACTCGTATTGGAGGACCAAGATATCCGACGCCACTTCCAAAACTTCCTCGTTTTTGATATTTTTCGATTTGCGCGGAAAGATCTTCACAAGATTCAATTTGCGGAAGATCTCCTAATGCTGGATTATCAACTTCAAATCCGGTTTTGAGTCCCCACATAATTTCTGCAATTCCGCTTCTTTTCAGATTCTCCCATCCATTTTTCATTCCTTGAGGAGCAACTCTTTCGCGATGAAGTACTGATATATATCCAGAAAACCATTCCTTTCCGGCATTTTCTGGAACTTGTAACTTTTCAATTTTTGAAATAATTTTCGAAGCTTCTGCATAATTTATCGGAGTTTGAGGACGAAAACTCCCATCCGGATATCCGTCGATAATTCCTTGTTTCACGGCGCTGCACACAACCGCAGCAGACCAGTCATTTCCCTTAACATCCGAAAATTTCTTTTCGCTGTTCGTACATTTTTCATCGAGAATATCAGCAGCTTTGAGCGTAATTTTTAAAAATTCATCGCGATTAATGAGTTGGTCCGGCTTATACGTTCCATCCGTGTATCCGACAACAACTCCTGATTCTTGAAGATAATTGATGGCTTTTGATGCCGATATACCATGAGAATCTGAAAAGTCTGCCGAGGCGGATGCCACAACACTAAAAGAAACAAGTATCGTCAAAAATGGCAAAAATATTCGTTTCATAAAAGAGAAAAAGAAAATTTTAAAAACTTTATTCATAAACAGAGTCGAAAGATGGGTACACATAAAATCTCTTTTTATCAAGATAATGAGAAACTTGGATCGCGGATAATAGTATTGATTTCCTTCAAAAATTCATCGAGTTCTTCTTCCGAAAATCCATGACCGAGAATCCCCTGCTCAATGGTTTCATACGAAGAGACGTAACATCCGACACAATGAACTCCAAAATCTAAAAATACATCTGCTAACTGCGGATATTTTTCGACA encodes:
- a CDS encoding beta-propeller domain-containing protein encodes the protein MKRIFLPFLTILVSFSVVASASADFSDSHGISASKAINYLQESGVVVGYTDGTYKPDQLINRDEFLKITLKAADILDEKCTNSEKKFSDVKGNDWSAAVVCSAVKQGIIDGYPDGSFRPQTPINYAEASKIISKIEKLQVPENAGKEWFSGYISVLHRERVAPQGMKNGWENLKRSGIAEIMWGLKTGFEVDNPALGDLPQIESCEDLSAQIEKYQKRGSFGSGVGYLGPPIRVLDEGVQGPPVQTNSAPAPAADFSEKASEAGGAADALKAESGNDYSTTNLQEFGVDEADIIKNDGTHIFLVKGNAVRIIQAYPPENMKEVASLKLQDTEGFSPQEMYLDANILTIIGYGYSGDVGILDQNTTDSKMMIAPDFYPRQSVVKIISFDVSDRSSPKQIRSVDIEGSYLSSRKIEDVVYAVVNKYENYWGRQIPVLETVSGSAVSESTSNTSETTLPSFKDSAFPDEKVVSGCKGIYYFPNFETPNYLILAAIDTKDTSHEVSRSVILGSGDQVYGSEKNLYVTRQQYNEIYLGGIIAPRWSNAETTEIYEFGLDGNKIDFLAKGTSEGRVLNQFSMSEYNDYFRIATQKGSSWGNEKSSSSVFIYDKNLKQVGKIEDIAPGEDLKSVRFVQDRGYLITFKHLDPLFVIDMNPSDPKIVGKLKIPGWSDYLEPYDENHLIGFGQEVDPASEKKEVLTPSDLLGMKLSLFDVTDVSNPLETQKVVIGSRGTTSEVLTNHKALLFDKEKGILGFPITVTEAIPGKILSEYGSTKTVFVGAYVYNIDLKNGFTLRGKASHYDDDSWFAKAGEYFYGDPDYNIQRIIYIAQNFYTISQNILKAYTWENLTEVKSLVLDTKKCAEIYMEAECAAFPQCQTVWQTSSICRDTTAGKVCDEERKDFLSCEDR
- a CDS encoding DUF1858 domain-containing protein; the encoded protein is VEKYPQLADVFLDFGVHCVGCYVSSYETIEQGILGHGFSEEELDEFLKEINTIIRDPSFSLS